In Cetobacterium sp. ZOR0034, a single window of DNA contains:
- a CDS encoding O-antigen ligase, which translates to MRISREHYNKIEEGLLYLIGLSLFISYDISKILASVTILVLIGRKIFYKESLECGNENIKKFIIGYVLIGIVWNFIGGMSYKPVRNFLKMARYIPFLFLLYPLFQKKKELFDRFLICGLGSYSILLGKVVLEYKKNLWRRASGFEGVNPTGTMGAMVAVFSFGLFISERSIIKKMVYIAVYISGIWITVATQGRAPLVGALLGTGIIVILELYSNFNIKKLLLLGVAIAVLSVGGLKTIPPKKLVRFKTAFNTEKTVKNSSNGLRLEMWKIGLKRVKENPLFGAGTKYDRENLFRKFAEELPESSTAEKRYKNTLLTKGFNDAHSMYINAAVDMGIYIVSLLILWFLIPGYLMIKNIKRLKDKRYLLGSIGGIVVYLTVGAFWMLWRTPEQMYFWILLTTLLTTIKIDKNESSNEKERV; encoded by the coding sequence ATGAGGATTAGTAGAGAGCATTACAATAAAATAGAGGAGGGATTGCTCTATTTAATAGGATTATCTCTATTTATAAGCTATGATATCTCCAAAATATTGGCATCAGTAACAATATTGGTTTTGATAGGAAGAAAAATATTTTATAAAGAATCTTTAGAGTGTGGAAATGAAAATATTAAAAAGTTTATAATAGGATATGTATTAATAGGTATAGTTTGGAACTTTATAGGAGGGATGAGCTATAAACCGGTTAGAAACTTTTTAAAGATGGCTAGATATATACCGTTTCTGTTTTTACTATATCCACTATTTCAAAAAAAGAAAGAACTTTTCGATAGATTCTTAATCTGTGGATTGGGAAGTTATTCTATACTTTTAGGGAAAGTTGTTTTAGAATATAAAAAAAATCTTTGGCGAAGAGCTAGTGGATTTGAGGGTGTAAATCCAACAGGAACTATGGGAGCTATGGTAGCTGTTTTCTCATTTGGGTTGTTTATTTCAGAGAGGAGCATAATAAAAAAGATGGTTTACATAGCAGTATATATATCTGGAATTTGGATAACTGTAGCAACTCAGGGTCGAGCACCTTTGGTAGGAGCACTACTAGGAACAGGGATAATAGTTATATTGGAGTTATACTCTAACTTCAATATAAAGAAGCTACTACTTTTAGGAGTAGCCATAGCTGTACTATCGGTTGGTGGTCTGAAAACTATTCCACCTAAAAAATTAGTTAGATTTAAAACGGCATTTAATACAGAGAAAACAGTAAAAAACTCTTCGAATGGATTGAGATTAGAGATGTGGAAGATAGGATTAAAAAGAGTAAAGGAGAATCCTTTATTTGGAGCAGGAACTAAGTATGATAGAGAAAATCTTTTTAGAAAGTTTGCAGAAGAGCTTCCTGAAAGTAGCACTGCTGAAAAACGTTATAAAAATACACTTCTAACAAAAGGTTTTAATGATGCTCATAGTATGTATATAAATGCTGCTGTAGATATGGGTATATATATAGTTTCACTATTGATTCTTTGGTTTTTAATCCCAGGGTATTTGATGATTAAAAATATAAAGAGATTGAAAGATAAAAGATATTTGCTAGGGTCGATAGGAGGAATAGTTGTTTATTTAACTGTAGGAGCTTTTTGGATGCTTTGGAGAACACCTGAGCAGATGTATTTTTGGATTTTATTAACAA
- a CDS encoding glycosyltransferase, translated as MKNIVIRSGSLRMGGLERVLIDTLNLINRKKYKVFLIIEDDCEEENIFQEDVPKDIELYFIKPKIMIDKTHSYRIRRKRCLFSRVMYNYHMYLEHRFVLKRTIEILDEIKKRHGDIDLFIDYDWGATRYIDKLNLKNSVLWIHNSIQNLLKKESKIKRFGKRMKKYDCIINICDEMKDETEKLYPFLKGKVRRVYNPLNYEKIKNLSDDERELSDNERELIKEPYILAVSRLDTVQKDYNTLLKALKGAIEKGFNKKLYILGDGPNREEIENTVSDLKLEDRVVFLGRKKNPYIWMKRSEYFVHSSKYEGFGLVLAEAMGLGKVVVSSNCSVGPKEILEFGKSGILFEVGDFKALENIFLKLENEKKLIEKLEKKAVSRCEEFNFENVGERLENLFNGILEEER; from the coding sequence GTGAAAAATATAGTAATAAGAAGCGGTAGCCTCCGAATGGGAGGACTTGAAAGAGTACTTATAGATACCTTGAATCTAATTAATAGAAAAAAATATAAAGTATTTCTAATAATAGAGGATGACTGTGAAGAGGAGAATATATTTCAAGAGGATGTTCCTAAGGATATAGAGCTATATTTCATAAAACCTAAAATTATGATAGATAAAACTCATAGTTATAGAATAAGAAGAAAGCGTTGCTTATTCTCAAGAGTTATGTATAACTATCACATGTATTTAGAGCATAGATTTGTATTGAAAAGAACAATAGAGATTTTAGATGAAATAAAAAAAAGACATGGTGATATAGATTTATTTATAGATTACGATTGGGGGGCAACAAGATATATAGATAAATTGAATTTGAAAAATAGTGTGTTGTGGATTCATAACTCTATCCAAAATCTTTTAAAAAAAGAGAGTAAGATAAAACGTTTTGGAAAGAGAATGAAAAAATATGATTGCATCATAAACATTTGTGATGAGATGAAAGATGAAACTGAAAAGCTGTATCCTTTTTTAAAAGGAAAGGTTAGAAGAGTATACAATCCTTTAAATTATGAAAAGATAAAAAATCTTTCAGATGATGAGAGGGAGTTGTCAGATAATGAGAGAGAGTTAATAAAAGAGCCATATATCTTAGCTGTTTCAAGATTAGATACAGTTCAAAAAGATTATAATACACTTCTTAAAGCTTTGAAGGGTGCTATAGAAAAAGGATTTAATAAAAAACTATATATATTGGGTGATGGTCCAAATAGAGAGGAGATAGAAAATACTGTATCAGATTTAAAATTAGAGGATAGAGTGGTATTTTTAGGAAGAAAAAAGAATCCATATATATGGATGAAGAGATCAGAGTATTTTGTACATAGTTCAAAATATGAGGGATTTGGATTGGTATTAGCTGAAGCTATGGGATTGGGTAAGGTTGTCGTTTCATCAAACTGTAGTGTTGGTCCAAAAGAGATATTGGAATTTGGAAAATCGGGAATTCTTTTTGAAGTTGGAGATTTTAAAGCTTTGGAAAATATCTTTTTAAAGCTGGAGAATGAGAAAAAATTGATAGAAAAATTAGAGAAAAAAGCAGTAAGTAGATGTGAAGAGTTTAATTTCGAAAATGTAGGAGAGAGATTAGAAAATCTATTTAATGGAATTTTAGAGGAGGAGAGATGA
- a CDS encoding glycosyltransferase yields MSNRKKTFVHICEEFEYTWIGKDNGMFPIYAHEVLGYESKIVTSNLKDDLPDEVRGVKIVKVSRWFKKVKNFLPFIIHLKRIPLYYYISKNAKNIDILMLFHITKCSYWRAYFYKKFNPIGKIYIKADFNLEQYRKEIERTEMSPRTLREYLRKNREIKEYSKRKRLVEMADLISYETEEAYEEMKNSYAGISTKGKVLHIPNGYDSKYIDSLFKDREFKNKENLMITVGRLGTYQKNTELLLESLAEIDLKDWKMIFIGGIEKELEPKIEKFYEQYPEKKESVVFKGVIKDKNELYSYYNKAKVFLLSSRWEGFALVFLEALAFGNYIVSTDVGGARDVTENAKIGEIIPGDKESFKKAIQDCVNNKIEFEEKYSETIEKSSEFNMTNLIKKINGFV; encoded by the coding sequence ATGAGTAATCGAAAAAAAACTTTCGTTCACATATGTGAAGAGTTTGAATATACTTGGATTGGAAAAGATAATGGGATGTTTCCTATATATGCCCATGAAGTTTTAGGATATGAAAGTAAAATAGTTACTTCAAACTTGAAAGATGATCTTCCAGATGAAGTTAGAGGAGTGAAGATTGTAAAAGTTTCTAGATGGTTTAAAAAAGTTAAGAACTTTTTACCTTTCATAATTCATTTGAAAAGAATACCTTTATACTACTATATATCTAAAAATGCAAAGAATATAGATATTCTAATGCTATTTCATATAACAAAGTGTAGTTATTGGAGAGCGTATTTTTATAAAAAATTTAATCCAATTGGGAAAATCTATATTAAAGCTGATTTTAATTTAGAACAATATAGAAAAGAGATAGAAAGAACTGAGATGTCACCTAGGACACTTAGAGAATATTTAAGAAAAAATAGAGAGATTAAAGAGTATTCTAAAAGAAAGAGATTAGTTGAAATGGCAGATTTAATAAGCTATGAAACAGAGGAAGCTTACGAAGAGATGAAAAATTCATACGCAGGTATTTCAACAAAAGGAAAGGTTTTACATATTCCGAATGGATATGATAGTAAGTATATAGACTCATTGTTTAAAGATAGAGAGTTTAAAAATAAAGAGAATCTGATGATAACTGTTGGAAGATTGGGAACATATCAAAAGAATACAGAACTACTTTTAGAGAGCTTGGCAGAGATTGATTTAAAAGATTGGAAAATGATCTTTATAGGTGGGATAGAGAAAGAGTTAGAACCTAAAATAGAAAAATTTTATGAGCAGTATCCAGAGAAAAAAGAGAGTGTTGTATTTAAAGGAGTAATTAAAGACAAGAATGAACTTTATTCATACTACAATAAAGCTAAGGTGTTTTTATTAAGCTCTAGATGGGAAGGATTTGCACTTGTATTTTTAGAGGCTTTAGCATTTGGTAACTATATAGTTAGTACAGATGTTGGTGGAGCTCGAGATGTAACAGAAAACGCTAAGATTGGTGAGATTATTCCTGGAGATAAAGAGAGTTTTAAAAAAGCTATTCAAGATTGTGTAAACAATAAAATTGAGTTTGAAGAAAAATATAGCGAAACAATAGAAAAAAGTTCAGAATTTAATATGACTAATTTAATAAAAAAAATTAATGGATTTGTTTAA
- a CDS encoding lipopolysaccharide core heptose(II) kinase RfaY, with protein sequence MIRNSECKEFEIYYKDERFKLLAEKVLNKEYEVIEEYKNTERNYVAKIEIDSRFYVLKSPKAETVIPQRRLQTAFKKGEGLTSFINIDAAQKLGIDFFIEPLAVMVKRGVFLKESFILMDYIDGKKIETVEDIDVIMGMVQKIHEKGIYHGDLNTSNFIKTKEGIKIIDSQAKKEKFWHFKRGYDILTMKNDLLTISLGYEVEKKYRVKRDLGYVLGYFIKNFKKLSFVKKIREFKIKLRNKGWKV encoded by the coding sequence ATGATAAGGAATAGTGAGTGTAAAGAGTTTGAAATCTATTATAAAGATGAAAGGTTTAAACTTTTAGCGGAAAAGGTTTTGAACAAAGAGTATGAAGTGATTGAAGAGTATAAAAACACAGAGAGAAACTATGTAGCCAAAATAGAGATTGACAGTAGATTTTATGTTTTGAAATCTCCAAAAGCTGAGACGGTTATACCACAAAGAAGGCTACAAACAGCCTTTAAAAAAGGAGAGGGGCTTACAAGTTTTATAAATATAGATGCAGCACAAAAATTAGGGATAGATTTTTTTATTGAGCCATTAGCTGTGATGGTAAAAAGAGGAGTGTTTTTAAAAGAGAGCTTTATTCTTATGGATTATATTGATGGGAAAAAAATAGAAACAGTAGAGGATATAGATGTAATTATGGGTATGGTTCAGAAAATTCATGAGAAGGGTATTTATCATGGAGATCTGAATACATCTAACTTTATAAAAACAAAAGAGGGTATAAAAATAATCGACTCTCAAGCTAAAAAAGAGAAGTTTTGGCACTTTAAAAGAGGTTATGATATTCTTACAATGAAAAATGACCTTTTAACAATTAGTTTAGGATATGAAGTTGAAAAAAAATATAGAGTGAAAAGAGATCTTGGATATGTTTTAGGTTATTTTATAAAAAACTTTAAAAAATTATCTTTTGTTAAAAAAATTAGAGAGTTTAAAATAAAATTAAGAAATAAAGGATGGAAGGTATGA
- a CDS encoding glycosyltransferase family 9 protein translates to MRGFFIRLIGNKNQEEFKPETIQTVYIVGGRMGDIIVKTPMLEALSKLNKNLKIDIEVIKGGEYLVQNIPYINEVLVKNSYLKKSRFKRILDSLKFSLKNRGKYDLYFDFTNNSRFFHILSLKILSPKYLIGIHRLEKFGIRKDELTIFDKYVEVNSDAHAVDINMDFLEPLGLKGESTKYKLYLGQNEEKFKEYFDKNRINIVINHRASTEKRSFNYAELKEILIKLSKIDFKVKLYLASMPNEYEKLKIVVEELDIENIQLLMKTDTIGEFAGIIKYCDLVLSVDTGVVHIASVYDKPLVGVYPFSENSYKLFAPRSSRYEVVRGTKEGYTIEGFSVDEIVEKTRAFIGEMNRL, encoded by the coding sequence ATGAGAGGATTTTTCATAAGATTAATAGGAAATAAAAATCAAGAAGAGTTTAAACCAGAAACAATACAAACAGTATATATAGTTGGTGGCCGAATGGGGGATATAATAGTAAAGACTCCTATGCTAGAAGCTTTATCGAAATTGAATAAAAATTTAAAGATAGATATAGAGGTAATAAAAGGTGGAGAGTATTTAGTTCAAAATATTCCATATATAAATGAAGTTTTAGTAAAAAATAGTTATTTAAAGAAAAGTAGATTCAAACGTATTTTAGATAGTTTAAAATTCTCTTTAAAAAATAGAGGTAAATATGATCTTTATTTTGATTTTACAAATAACTCTAGATTTTTTCATATTTTATCTTTAAAAATACTATCCCCTAAATATCTTATAGGGATACACAGATTAGAGAAGTTTGGAATAAGAAAAGATGAACTGACAATTTTTGATAAATATGTAGAAGTAAATAGCGATGCACATGCCGTAGATATAAATATGGATTTTTTAGAGCCTTTAGGATTAAAAGGAGAAAGCACAAAATATAAATTGTATTTAGGTCAAAATGAGGAGAAGTTTAAAGAGTATTTTGATAAGAATAGAATCAATATAGTGATAAATCACAGAGCAAGTACAGAGAAAAGAAGCTTTAACTACGCTGAATTAAAAGAGATTTTAATAAAACTATCAAAAATAGATTTTAAGGTGAAGTTGTATCTTGCTTCGATGCCGAATGAGTATGAAAAGTTAAAGATCGTAGTAGAGGAATTAGATATTGAAAATATTCAACTTTTGATGAAAACAGATACCATAGGAGAGTTTGCAGGGATAATAAAGTATTGTGATTTAGTTTTAAGTGTAGATACTGGAGTTGTGCATATAGCATCGGTATATGATAAGCCATTAGTTGGAGTATATCCTTTTAGCGAGAATAGCTATAAACTTTTTGCGCCGAGAAGTTCTAGATATGAGGTTGTACGAGGAACAAAAGAGGGATATACAATAGAGGGATTTTCAGTTGATGAGATTGTAGAAAAAACGAGAGCGTTTATTGGAGAAATGAATAGATTATGA
- a CDS encoding glycosyltransferase: protein MKKKIAIYNGQLYMGGIERVLINYLEKLAKEPELDITLIIKENIPEKNIFLNEVPDNIKVVFIKSEEMCRNTDRLRGYKKSFISRIQYQWALFYERIVMKNWVKEHFKNNKYHTVVDFDMSLSKYVQEVKQDVVAWVHFTLKGRKKKRVKLFREKCEYYKKIVVICDDMKDELIELMPEYTEKVVRIYNPMDFDTIRKKSKDLSELSEDDRKLLDDRYFVGISRLVAGKNRVGLVEIYSELKKRGIKQKLYIIGDGEDRVNVEKRVEELNLQEDVLLLGQKKNPLPFMKNAELFLHTSMGEGLPTVFIEAMLCDTIVLAYDCPTGPREILADGKAGGLIRLNDKKAFEDKVIEILNNEELQQSIRKEMDLKIAEFSYEDIRETLLNLFD, encoded by the coding sequence ATGAAAAAAAAGATAGCTATATATAACGGACAGTTATATATGGGAGGAATTGAAAGAGTTCTAATAAACTATTTAGAAAAGTTAGCAAAAGAACCAGAGTTAGATATTACATTGATAATAAAGGAGAACATTCCTGAGAAAAATATATTTTTAAATGAGGTTCCAGATAATATAAAGGTAGTTTTTATTAAATCTGAAGAGATGTGTAGAAATACTGATAGATTAAGAGGATATAAAAAAAGTTTTATATCAAGAATACAATATCAATGGGCACTGTTCTATGAAAGAATAGTTATGAAAAATTGGGTTAAAGAGCACTTTAAAAATAACAAATATCATACAGTTGTAGATTTTGATATGAGCTTATCAAAATATGTTCAAGAGGTAAAACAAGATGTAGTAGCTTGGGTTCATTTTACATTAAAAGGTAGAAAAAAGAAAAGAGTTAAACTTTTTAGAGAGAAATGTGAATACTATAAAAAGATTGTTGTTATCTGTGATGATATGAAAGATGAGTTGATTGAGCTTATGCCTGAATATACAGAGAAAGTTGTAAGAATATATAATCCTATGGATTTTGATACTATAAGAAAAAAATCAAAAGATCTATCAGAGTTAAGTGAAGATGATAGAAAACTATTAGATGATAGATATTTTGTAGGAATTTCAAGATTAGTTGCAGGTAAAAATAGAGTTGGATTAGTTGAAATCTATTCTGAGTTGAAAAAAAGAGGGATAAAACAGAAGCTTTATATAATAGGAGATGGAGAGGATAGAGTTAATGTAGAAAAAAGAGTTGAAGAGTTAAATCTTCAAGAGGATGTATTACTTTTAGGACAAAAGAAAAATCCACTTCCATTTATGAAAAATGCAGAGCTATTTCTACACACATCTATGGGTGAGGGATTGCCAACTGTTTTTATAGAAGCTATGTTATGTGATACGATAGTTTTAGCTTATGATTGTCCGACTGGACCTAGAGAGATTTTAGCTGATGGGAAAGCTGGAGGGTTGATCAGGTTAAATGATAAAAAAGCTTTTGAAGATAAAGTGATAGAGATATTAAATAATGAAGAGTTACAACAAAGTATTAGAAAAGAGATGGATCTGAAGATAGCTGAATTCAGTTATGAAGATATAAGAGAAACTCTTTTAAATTTGTTTGATTAG
- a CDS encoding glycosyltransferase family 9 protein codes for MIRKVNRVIQDFLRPIRLEIGKMIWDRKEKKSLELLQGDRVDMKKIKSILFLRYDGKIGDMVINTLLFREVKKVYPDIKIGVVGRGAAKDIIKFNPYVDEIYEYEKGKESSLGKRVRAEGYDVVIDFSEMLRVNQMKLINLCGGKINIGLDKVNWKLFDLSYKKSYDKHITDMYKNILRLLEIENPDLTYDIYSDEVVKNRIDGIVKNIDGDIVILNPYAASKHRSFNREKILEISKRVLKDEKNVLLFIGEPSKKVEIDGIIEKLNSNRVFYPELKGILDVAELISHAKYIVTPDTSIVHIAVAKGIPMTAVYRLDTEDNNSKVWGPNSKIAKQIFSKDVAKTGEEADINKFEVEEIGL; via the coding sequence ATGATTAGAAAAGTTAATCGTGTAATACAGGACTTTCTAAGGCCTATTAGGTTAGAAATTGGAAAGATGATATGGGATAGAAAAGAGAAAAAAAGTCTAGAGTTACTTCAAGGTGATAGAGTTGATATGAAAAAAATCAAATCTATTCTTTTTTTACGTTATGATGGAAAAATTGGGGATATGGTTATAAATACTTTGCTTTTTAGAGAGGTAAAAAAAGTTTATCCTGACATAAAGATTGGTGTCGTAGGGAGAGGAGCAGCAAAGGATATTATAAAATTCAATCCATATGTGGATGAGATATATGAGTATGAAAAGGGAAAAGAGAGCTCTTTAGGAAAGAGAGTAAGAGCTGAAGGGTATGATGTTGTTATAGATTTCTCTGAGATGTTACGTGTGAACCAGATGAAGTTGATAAATCTATGTGGCGGAAAGATAAACATAGGTTTAGATAAAGTGAATTGGAAGTTGTTTGATCTGAGTTATAAAAAAAGTTATGATAAACATATAACGGATATGTATAAAAATATATTACGACTTTTAGAGATAGAGAATCCTGATTTGACTTATGATATATATAGTGATGAGGTTGTAAAAAATCGTATAGATGGGATAGTAAAAAATATAGATGGAGATATTGTAATACTAAATCCATATGCGGCAAGTAAGCACAGAAGTTTCAATAGAGAGAAAATATTAGAGATTTCTAAAAGAGTTTTAAAAGATGAGAAAAATGTACTTTTATTTATAGGGGAACCTAGTAAAAAAGTTGAGATAGATGGGATAATAGAGAAGTTGAATTCGAATAGAGTTTTCTATCCAGAGCTAAAGGGGATTTTAGATGTAGCAGAGTTGATATCTCATGCAAAATATATAGTGACACCAGATACATCTATTGTTCATATTGCAGTTGCTAAAGGTATTCCGATGACAGCGGTATATAGATTAGATACTGAAGATAACAACTCAAAGGTTTGGGGACCAAATTCGAAGATAGCAAAACAGATATTCTCTAAAGATGTAGCTAAAACTGGAGAAGAGGCTGATATCAATAAGTTTGAAGTTGAGGAGATTGGATTATGA
- a CDS encoding IS607 family transposase, with translation MKYYSTREMVKILNVTGQTLRNWDSNGKLVPHHKTDSGYRYYSEEQVNKFLGINTVKKNRKIIGYCRVSSNKQKDDLERQIDNVKLYMLGRGYQFEIISDIGSGVNYNKKGFNKLVNLITDGEVEKIVILYKDRLLRFGYELVENLCKKYSVEIEVIDNTEKIEQEELVEDLVQIVTVFSCRLQGKRANKAKKIIKELISDDSIEEDKVKTR, from the coding sequence ATGAAGTATTATTCAACTAGAGAAATGGTAAAAATTTTAAATGTAACAGGTCAAACATTAAGAAATTGGGATTCTAACGGGAAGCTAGTTCCACATCATAAAACAGATAGTGGATATAGATATTATTCAGAAGAGCAAGTTAATAAATTTTTGGGCATAAACACTGTTAAGAAAAATAGAAAAATAATTGGATATTGTAGAGTTAGTTCTAATAAGCAAAAAGATGACTTAGAAAGACAAATAGATAATGTGAAGCTATATATGTTAGGAAGAGGCTATCAGTTTGAAATAATTAGCGACATAGGAAGTGGTGTAAACTATAATAAAAAGGGGTTTAATAAACTGGTTAATCTTATAACAGATGGAGAAGTTGAAAAAATAGTTATTCTTTATAAAGATAGATTACTTAGATTTGGGTATGAACTTGTTGAAAACCTTTGTAAAAAATATTCAGTAGAAATAGAAGTAATTGATAACACTGAAAAAATAGAGCAAGAGGAACTTGTAGAAGATTTGGTTCAAATAGTTACTGTTTTTAGCTGTAGGCTTCAAGGTAAGAGAGCCAATAAAGCTAAAAAAATAATAAAGGAGTTGATTTCTGATGATTCTATCGAAGAAGATAAGGTTAAAACCAGATAA